One part of the Epinephelus fuscoguttatus linkage group LG12, E.fuscoguttatus.final_Chr_v1 genome encodes these proteins:
- the zgc:153990 gene encoding nuclear apoptosis-inducing factor 1 produces the protein MSSPIYYNQDSVTRFKKRKARFSFSEVHILLDEVRKHRMVVVGKFNRGVPTDMKKRTWAEITARVNEIGECQREVIEVIKKWSDLKCDTKRKVAAMRSGTVPNRGLNSRLSRDLNQTEKIVLQILEMDEEDQSTGDFGPLGDDDDVPEEEEEMEEEDIIGMQSSPNGGLDMVSMPPPTSYSMRDSSQPAFDVQYEVPSTEDAEAVYGDSDDDQRDDVLPSTQAAKSIEDHQGNNGIQKQGQPQTSSGPSTSTATLPTAGQPSQNMRDSMLRNASLSLQEQHATNILLETVSRSLELLSESVQQLAETQQEFVRESLQLQRETVQVLRDFTGGAIALMHDKLNGRPAL, from the exons ATGTCCTCACCAATATACTACAACCAAGACAGTGTTACTCGcttcaagaaaagaaaagctcgTTTCTCTTTCAGTGAAGTTCACATACTGTTGGACGAAGTGAGGAAGCATCGTATGGTTGTTGTGG GCAAATTCAATCGTGGCGTGCCAACAGACATGAAGAAGCGCACATGGGCAGAGATTACTGCACGGGTCAATGAGATTGGGGAGTGCCAACGTGAGGTTATTGAAGTCATCAAGAAATGGTCCGATCTAAAGTGTGACACCAAGCGGAAAGTTGCTGCCATGCGTTCAGGGACAGTGCCTAACAGGGGCCTCAACTCTCGTCTCTCCAGAGACCTTAATCAGACTGAGAAAATAGTGCTCCAGATTCTGGAGATGGACGAAGAAGACCAGAGCACAGGTGACTTTGGCCCACTGGGAGATGATGACGATGtgccagaggaggaagaggaaatggAAGaggaggatattattggaaTGCAGAGTTCTCCAAATGGTGGGTTGGACATGGTGTCTATGCCCCCACCAACCTCCTACAGCATGA GGGACTCTTCACAACCTGCCTTTGATGTGCAGTATGAAGTACCTTCGACAGAAG ATGCTGAAGCTGTGTATGGAGACTCAGACGATGACCAAAGGGATGACGTGCTTCCTTCCACTCAGGCAGCAAAATCAATAGAGGATCACCAAGGAAACAATGGCATCCAGAAACAAGGACAGCCTCAGACATCCTCTGGACCGTCAACGTCAACAGCCACCCTTCCAACAGCAGGTCAGCCCTCGCAGAACATGAGAGACAGCATGCTACGTAACGCATCGCTGAGCCTTCAAGAACAGCACGCCACCAACATCCTGTTGGAGACGGTTTCACGCTCCCTAGAGCTTCTGTCTGAGTCAGTACAGCAGCTGGCAGAGACTCAGCAAGAGTTTGTGCGAGAGTCGCTGCAGCTCCAGAGGGAAACGGTGCAGGTACTCAGAGACTTCACAGGTGGAGCCATTGCACTTATGCATGACAAACTGAATGGACGGCCAGCGTTATAG